The following proteins come from a genomic window of Nostoc sp. ATCC 53789:
- a CDS encoding SUMF1/EgtB/PvdO family nonheme iron enzyme: MAKVALLVGVSEYEPGLNPLPSAVRDVEAVCEVLLHPEMGGFAASDITLLKNPERQVVEIAIETLFSGRHKDDLLLLYFSGHGIKDDRGRLYLATRNTSKTPQGELIRSTSVSANFIHDRMSESRSRRQVVILDSCFSGAFAEGMSAKDDGMIDIREQLGGEGRAVLTSSTSTQYSFEQEGQDLSIYTRFLVEGIKSGEADRDRDEFISIDELHEYASQKVRELQPAMKPEIYAIREGFKIRLSKVAPGDPRHRYRKEVARFIHRGEISLVGRRTLDYQRTRLGLETTEAKAIEDEVLEPYRNEFRDKLQQYQQTFTELLERDETITDSDRHDLQILQQTLGLRNEDTMPIEAQVTARFKTHQQNLEIYQQEFTTALRQEFPLSAASRDRLRQTQQQLELANSDVAAIESQITAEVEAYHQKLQDYQRLFFTATQQEYPLSKAIWNDLRQQQQRLGLTDVDVAPIQAQITTQIESYHQKLQQYEQAFVKATQRQHYPDEVTRKQLQQTWQTLGLSDGDVGAIERRINAEIETHQANLRQYEQEFTEAIQQEYPLSAFKRSQLMQRYQALNLTAKNLTAIENPIIAAIEEHRQKLQQYKEVFRESMQFEYPLSDATREELQRFQRILELNDAETSELEAIIIQSSSQAEDRKQQERIRQEQEAEKQQQEEVVRLKQQEAEKQRQREKAEYRQKLQQYEQELIKIIKAGNSLDSDDVRQRLKQLQRTLGLKQKKITAIETRVVASHQPTLWPQERITRQKFLKWAGLGGVGLVTAVVGREILKRQSPSLISVADKRASEAFGLPLRTVEFETVTVDEKGQVIKRDANKQAKFFKEDLGNGITLDMVEIPGGSFNMGSPPGENGRTKYEEPRHAVNVPAFFIGKFEVTQEQYQQIMGSNPSSFKGAKRPVEKVSWNDAVDFCKKLSQKTGREYRLPSEVEWEYACRAGTTTPFHFGETITTELANYNGNFAYASALKGRNRQETAEVGSFPANAFGLYDMHGNVREWCQDTWDDSYKGAPSDGSAWIDNASQYQVLRGGSWFTYPEDCRSASRSSSFRAGRDSIGYTIGFRVVCAVGRTL; the protein is encoded by the coding sequence ATGGCGAAGGTAGCGTTACTGGTTGGGGTCAGTGAGTATGAGCCAGGGCTAAACCCGTTGCCCAGTGCAGTTAGAGATGTGGAAGCAGTTTGTGAGGTGCTGCTGCATCCAGAGATGGGCGGATTTGCTGCGTCAGATATTACCCTGCTAAAAAATCCTGAACGACAAGTTGTAGAAATTGCGATCGAAACGCTATTCTCTGGACGGCACAAAGATGATTTGCTGTTGCTGTATTTTTCGGGACACGGCATCAAAGACGATCGCGGTAGGCTGTATCTGGCAACTCGCAACACCAGTAAGACACCGCAGGGCGAATTGATTCGCTCAACGTCGGTATCTGCCAATTTTATTCACGATCGCATGAGCGAAAGCCGCTCCCGGCGGCAGGTTGTGATCCTAGATAGCTGCTTTAGTGGCGCGTTTGCTGAGGGAATGTCTGCCAAAGATGACGGCATGATTGACATCCGGGAGCAGTTGGGCGGTGAAGGACGAGCAGTATTGACTTCTTCTACTTCAACTCAATATTCCTTTGAGCAAGAGGGGCAAGATTTATCGATTTACACTCGTTTTTTGGTTGAAGGTATTAAGTCGGGAGAAGCCGATCGCGATCGCGATGAGTTTATCTCTATCGATGAACTCCATGAGTACGCGAGTCAGAAGGTGCGAGAACTTCAGCCGGCAATGAAGCCGGAAATCTATGCAATTCGAGAAGGCTTTAAAATTCGACTATCAAAGGTAGCTCCGGGTGATCCCAGACATCGATACCGTAAAGAGGTTGCGCGATTTATTCATCGAGGCGAAATTTCTCTTGTTGGTCGTCGCACATTAGATTATCAGAGGACTCGCTTGGGATTGGAGACAACTGAGGCGAAGGCGATCGAAGATGAGGTGTTGGAACCGTACCGCAATGAGTTCCGCGACAAACTCCAGCAGTATCAACAGACGTTTACTGAACTACTAGAGCGAGACGAGACAATTACAGATAGCGATCGCCACGATCTGCAAATTCTCCAGCAAACTTTGGGGCTGCGGAATGAGGACACGATGCCGATTGAGGCACAAGTAACTGCACGGTTTAAGACACATCAGCAAAACCTGGAAATATATCAGCAGGAGTTTACAACGGCACTGCGACAGGAGTTTCCCCTGAGTGCAGCAAGCCGCGATCGCTTACGGCAAACCCAGCAGCAATTAGAGCTTGCAAATAGTGATGTTGCGGCGATTGAATCTCAGATTACGGCTGAGGTAGAGGCATATCACCAGAAACTCCAGGATTACCAACGGCTGTTTTTTACTGCCACGCAGCAGGAATATCCTCTCAGCAAGGCAATCTGGAATGACTTACGCCAACAGCAGCAGCGCTTGGGACTGACAGATGTAGATGTTGCACCAATTCAAGCACAAATCACAACACAGATTGAAAGCTATCATCAAAAACTCCAGCAGTACGAGCAGGCGTTTGTGAAGGCGACGCAGCGACAGCATTATCCAGATGAGGTGACGCGGAAGCAGTTGCAGCAAACGTGGCAGACGTTGGGGTTGAGTGATGGAGATGTGGGAGCGATCGAGAGGCGGATTAATGCGGAGATTGAAACGCATCAAGCAAACTTGCGGCAATATGAGCAGGAATTTACAGAAGCTATTCAGCAAGAATATCCGCTTAGTGCTTTTAAACGCTCTCAATTAATGCAACGTTATCAAGCGTTAAATCTGACTGCTAAGAATTTGACTGCAATTGAAAATCCAATTATTGCTGCGATCGAAGAACATCGGCAAAAGCTTCAGCAGTATAAAGAGGTGTTTAGAGAGTCGATGCAGTTTGAATATCCCCTCAGTGATGCTACTCGTGAAGAACTTCAACGTTTTCAACGAATTTTAGAACTAAATGATGCGGAAACATCTGAACTTGAAGCAATTATTATTCAATCATCTTCACAAGCAGAAGACCGGAAACAGCAAGAGAGAATCAGACAAGAACAAGAGGCAGAAAAACAACAACAAGAAGAAGTTGTACGACTAAAGCAGCAGGAGGCAGAAAAACAACGGCAGCGAGAGAAAGCAGAATATCGCCAAAAGTTACAGCAGTATGAGCAGGAATTAATTAAAATAATTAAAGCAGGAAATTCCCTTGATAGTGATGATGTTCGGCAGAGGTTAAAGCAACTTCAACGGACTCTAGGACTTAAACAAAAGAAGATCACTGCAATTGAAACTAGAGTTGTAGCAAGTCATCAACCCACTTTATGGCCTCAAGAGCGAATAACCCGACAAAAATTTTTGAAGTGGGCTGGCTTGGGAGGCGTAGGTTTGGTGACAGCAGTGGTAGGTCGTGAAATTCTTAAGCGTCAATCACCGTCACTTATCTCTGTAGCTGATAAAAGAGCATCTGAAGCATTTGGATTGCCCTTACGGACAGTTGAGTTTGAAACGGTAACGGTAGATGAAAAGGGACAGGTAATTAAACGAGATGCTAACAAGCAAGCTAAGTTCTTTAAGGAGGACTTAGGTAATGGCATAACTTTAGATATGGTTGAGATTCCTGGAGGCTCTTTTAATATGGGTTCGCCACCCGGTGAAAATGGTCGAACCAAATATGAAGAACCACGGCACGCTGTCAATGTACCTGCTTTTTTTATAGGCAAGTTTGAAGTGACTCAGGAACAGTACCAGCAAATAATGGGTAGCAATCCGTCCAGCTTCAAGGGAGCAAAACGTCCTGTAGAGAAAGTGTCCTGGAATGATGCAGTAGACTTTTGCAAAAAGCTGAGTCAAAAGACTGGGCGTGAATATCGTCTACCTAGTGAAGTAGAGTGGGAATACGCCTGTCGTGCAGGAACAACGACACCATTTCACTTCGGCGAGACGATTACAACTGAATTAGCTAACTATAATGGGAATTTTGCTTATGCTTCTGCATTAAAAGGAAGAAATCGCCAAGAAACAGCAGAAGTAGGAAGTTTTCCAGCCAACGCCTTTGGGTTATACGATATGCACGGGAATGTCCGGGAGTGGTGTCAAGATACTTGGGATGACAGCTATAAAGGTGCGCCTAGTGATGGAAGTGCATGGATAGATAATGCTAGTCAATATCAAGTACTGCGGGGCGGTTCCTGGTTCACCTATCCTGAGGACTGCCGTTCCGCGTCCCGCAGCAGCAGCTTTAGGGCGGGGCGCGATAGCATCGGCTACACTATTGGTTTTCGTGTTGTCTGCGCGGTTGGGAGGACTCTTTAG
- the purN gene encoding phosphoribosylglycinamide formyltransferase, which produces MTLRPDSTLSLISPSISDVRQQVAPLKLGIMASGNGSNFDVVAQAIQDGQLNAQIQVLIYNNPSAKAAVRAANRGVEAVLLNHRNYKIREELDEKIVQTLRHYDVEWVILAGWMRLLTSVFIDAFPDKIINIHPSLLPSFKGIHAVEQALASGVKITGCTAHIACLEMDSGPILMQAAVPVLPDDTAETLHARIQIQEHRILPLAIALAASSSKSFF; this is translated from the coding sequence ATGACCCTCCGCCCTGATTCTACCCTGAGCTTGATTTCTCCCAGTATTAGCGATGTTCGCCAACAAGTCGCCCCTTTAAAACTAGGAATTATGGCTTCTGGGAATGGCAGCAATTTTGATGTAGTTGCTCAAGCTATCCAAGATGGACAGCTAAATGCTCAAATTCAAGTTTTAATTTACAATAACCCCTCGGCAAAAGCAGCCGTCAGAGCAGCCAATAGAGGCGTAGAAGCTGTTTTATTAAATCACCGCAACTATAAAATCCGAGAAGAGTTGGATGAGAAAATTGTGCAGACATTGCGCCACTACGATGTGGAATGGGTGATTTTGGCGGGTTGGATGCGATTGTTAACGTCAGTTTTCATTGATGCCTTTCCTGACAAAATTATTAATATCCATCCTAGTTTGTTACCTAGTTTCAAGGGAATCCATGCTGTAGAACAAGCCTTGGCATCTGGGGTAAAAATCACTGGTTGTACGGCGCATATCGCTTGTTTAGAAATGGACAGTGGCCCAATATTAATGCAAGCCGCAGTGCCAGTTTTGCCGGATGATACAGCAGAAACACTCCACGCCAGGATTCAAATTCAGGAACATCGAATTTTGCCGCTAGCGATCGCTCTTGCAGCTTCTTCGTCAAAGTCATTTTTTTAA
- a CDS encoding aldehyde dehydrogenase family protein — translation MTKPIEVRNPRNGKFDYVIIPPPPRLLAQQCKRSRRAQVSWQKLGLEGRIEALQQWKAAIVSERDRLTEALVNDTGRLSTSVLEIDSFLSSIDRWCRLAPELLQDSAKNTAIPFIALQQTSVPYPLVGIISPWNFPLLLSTIDTIPALLAGCAVIVKPSEIAPRFVAPLTTALNAVPKLRDVLAFIEGAGATGSILIDNVDLVCFTGSVATGRKVAEAAAKRFIPAFLELGGKDPAIVLESANLELATSAILWGSVVNTGQSCLSIERIYVAESIFEKFYHQLVAKAHRLGLAYPTVESGEIGPIIAERQAAIISDHLLDAVEKGAVIHCGGVIEDLGGGWWCRPTVLTQVNHSMKVMTEETFGPIMPIMPFSTVEEAVSLANDSIYGLSAAVFASEAEALEIAQQIDAGAISINDAALTAIMHEGEKNAFKFSGMGGSRMGAAALKRFMRKKAILIKTNATNDPWWFDNES, via the coding sequence ATGACAAAACCAATAGAAGTTCGCAATCCCCGAAATGGCAAATTTGATTACGTAATTATCCCGCCACCCCCAAGGTTGCTAGCACAGCAATGCAAGCGATCGCGGCGGGCACAAGTTAGCTGGCAAAAGCTGGGTTTAGAGGGGAGAATTGAAGCTTTACAGCAGTGGAAGGCAGCGATAGTATCAGAGCGCGATCGCTTAACGGAAGCTTTGGTAAATGATACGGGAAGATTATCAACGTCAGTATTAGAAATAGACTCTTTCCTCTCTAGCATTGATCGCTGGTGTAGGTTAGCACCAGAATTGCTGCAAGACTCTGCAAAAAACACAGCAATTCCATTTATCGCCTTGCAACAAACATCCGTTCCTTACCCCCTAGTGGGGATCATTAGCCCGTGGAATTTTCCTCTGTTGCTCTCAACTATTGATACCATTCCGGCGTTGTTGGCGGGTTGTGCCGTCATTGTCAAACCCAGTGAAATCGCTCCCCGCTTCGTTGCACCACTGACAACAGCACTCAATGCCGTCCCTAAATTGCGCGATGTCTTAGCTTTTATTGAAGGAGCAGGCGCAACCGGATCTATTTTGATTGACAATGTAGACTTAGTATGCTTTACAGGTAGTGTTGCAACAGGGCGAAAAGTGGCAGAAGCGGCTGCGAAACGATTTATTCCAGCTTTTTTGGAATTAGGGGGAAAAGATCCTGCGATCGTTTTGGAATCAGCCAATTTAGAATTAGCAACCTCAGCAATCTTGTGGGGTTCCGTCGTCAACACTGGACAGTCGTGCTTATCAATTGAGCGGATTTATGTTGCTGAATCCATATTTGAAAAGTTTTACCATCAATTAGTAGCCAAAGCACATCGCCTTGGGCTAGCCTACCCCACTGTTGAAAGTGGAGAAATTGGCCCCATCATTGCCGAAAGACAAGCCGCAATTATTAGCGATCATCTCCTAGATGCAGTAGAAAAGGGAGCAGTCATTCACTGCGGCGGTGTAATTGAAGACTTAGGTGGGGGTTGGTGGTGTCGTCCAACAGTGCTTACCCAGGTTAATCATTCCATGAAAGTGATGACCGAAGAGACTTTTGGCCCCATTATGCCAATAATGCCTTTTTCCACAGTTGAAGAAGCGGTGTCTTTAGCAAATGATTCAATTTATGGGTTAAGTGCTGCTGTTTTTGCCTCGGAAGCTGAAGCCTTAGAAATTGCCCAGCAGATAGATGCAGGTGCTATTAGTATCAACGATGCTGCACTCACAGCCATCATGCACGAGGGAGAGAAAAACGCTTTTAAATTCTCCGGGATGGGAGGATCGCGCATGGGTGCAGCAGCGCTCAAACGGTTCATGCGAAAAAAAGCTATTTTAATTAAAACTAACGCGACTAATGACCCTTGGTGGTTTGATAATGAATCATAA
- a CDS encoding nitrilase-related carbon-nitrogen hydrolase, translated as MTTTNPESFRALALQVTCHAVNQASDRHEARSLMQNTINRLAQQIAASIAFIGFDCRLIVLPEYFLTGFPMGDNLGGWAEKACIEMAGAEYEALGKIAQKHKIFLAGNAYEVDPNFPGLYFQTCFILDPSGSIVLRYRRLNSLFAPTPHDVWDKYLDCYGLEGVFPVAKTAIGNLAALASEEILYPEVARCLAMRGAEIFVHSTSEVYNKNLTPKDAAKITRAVENMAYVVSANTAGIANIAIPIASADGGSKIIDHRGIVLAETGAGESMAAFAEIDLAVLRRDRRRPGLHNLLARQRFELYAESYHQSHFYPANTMLEGEIDRKHFLQTQQATIDRLAQLGII; from the coding sequence ATGACGACAACTAATCCAGAATCATTCCGTGCCTTAGCACTCCAAGTTACCTGTCATGCAGTCAATCAAGCAAGCGATCGCCACGAAGCGCGATCGCTCATGCAAAACACTATCAACCGCCTAGCTCAACAAATTGCTGCCAGTATCGCTTTCATTGGCTTTGATTGTCGTTTAATTGTACTGCCAGAATATTTCCTCACAGGTTTCCCGATGGGAGATAATCTCGGAGGATGGGCAGAAAAAGCCTGTATAGAAATGGCTGGTGCTGAGTATGAGGCGCTGGGTAAAATTGCCCAAAAGCATAAAATATTTTTAGCTGGTAATGCCTACGAAGTTGATCCCAACTTTCCTGGATTGTACTTCCAAACCTGCTTTATTCTTGACCCCTCCGGCTCAATCGTCTTGCGATATCGGCGGCTAAATTCCTTATTTGCTCCCACTCCCCATGATGTTTGGGATAAATATCTTGACTGTTATGGTTTAGAGGGGGTTTTCCCTGTAGCCAAAACTGCGATCGGTAATTTAGCAGCTTTAGCATCAGAAGAAATTTTATATCCAGAAGTGGCAAGATGTCTGGCGATGCGAGGAGCAGAGATTTTTGTCCATTCCACTTCGGAAGTATACAACAAAAACCTCACTCCCAAAGACGCGGCAAAAATCACTCGCGCCGTCGAAAATATGGCTTACGTGGTTTCAGCCAATACCGCAGGTATCGCTAATATTGCCATCCCCATAGCTTCGGCTGATGGTGGTTCTAAAATCATCGATCATCGCGGAATCGTTTTAGCCGAGACAGGTGCAGGCGAGAGCATGGCAGCATTTGCCGAGATTGATTTAGCAGTATTACGCCGCGATCGCCGCCGACCGGGGTTACATAATTTACTTGCTCGCCAACGCTTTGAACTATACGCCGAAAGTTATCACCAATCACACTTTTACCCAGCTAATACTATGCTGGAGGGAGAAATAGACCGCAAACATTTTTTACAAACCCAGCAAGCCACAATTGATCGGTTAGCCCAACTGGGGATAATTTGA
- a CDS encoding red chlorophyll catabolite reductase, which produces MLEQQINVDNTALFEQLWGWTNELREKIDARFELHSDPSTENLQKYSALIGEAHGSLNTFSGPEIDWLVHSWLREPKSGFCNMHLTVWLNSQIRVPHLAIVFATVPELFFFIDYVPRTDLFTDLDYLDRYYEPVNQTYLVFLKDSRFQQYISKTLYIRQVQSHTSLCYTSPVTEETLDRVHTVAHEMIDRWLGWVDEAEPVAESERAALSERDLFVRRTVAERDPDNQIAVRLFGAEMTDKLVRSLWGGDR; this is translated from the coding sequence GTGCTTGAGCAGCAAATTAATGTAGACAATACAGCCTTATTTGAGCAGTTGTGGGGTTGGACAAATGAACTCCGTGAGAAAATAGACGCTCGTTTTGAATTACATTCAGATCCGTCTACTGAGAACCTTCAAAAGTACTCTGCTTTGATTGGAGAAGCGCACGGCTCGCTCAATACCTTCTCTGGCCCAGAAATTGATTGGCTTGTGCATTCATGGTTGCGCGAACCTAAATCTGGCTTTTGCAATATGCACCTAACTGTTTGGCTCAACTCGCAGATTCGTGTTCCTCATTTGGCTATTGTCTTTGCCACGGTTCCAGAACTGTTCTTTTTTATAGATTACGTCCCTCGCACCGATCTATTCACTGATCTCGACTATTTGGATCGTTACTACGAACCTGTGAACCAGACATATTTGGTGTTTCTGAAAGATTCACGTTTTCAGCAGTATATTAGCAAAACGCTGTATATCCGTCAGGTACAATCTCATACTAGTTTGTGTTACACCAGTCCAGTCACAGAAGAGACACTTGATCGTGTCCACACGGTAGCGCATGAGATGATAGATCGTTGGCTAGGTTGGGTAGATGAAGCTGAACCAGTAGCAGAATCAGAACGGGCTGCTTTATCTGAGCGTGACTTATTTGTGCGCCGTACTGTTGCAGAACGCGACCCAGACAACCAAATTGCTGTACGGCTATTTGGGGCAGAAATGACGGATAAACTTGTACGATCGCTCTGGGGTGGCGATCGCTAA
- a CDS encoding NmrA family NAD(P)-binding protein produces MAWNYCLLLLSLDKLNLNQELRVEERMSNFRDRTESNTDKVLLIGVTGGTGGNVVKGFLEQGVTNLRVITREIDLNRPTLAKLNNAGVELVKANLDDETSLLAAFTGISAVYCHATSADSTKIDPLEVERARRVAKAAKQAEIKHFVYNSAGGADRNSGIPRIEQKYQVEKILKEAGLPTTMLRACLFMEEFWKKYTRPSILKGSFPFSIQPDKPLHLITTKDMGRVAAYVIKHPTKYIGQEIELAGDVLTPKQMAEAFSQAQGIKVVHKETPAWIFLLLLQKELFDLIQWYRKKGYQADVQRLREEEFPGLLTTFREFLAETHWSNAELTYESLRSH; encoded by the coding sequence ATGGCGTGGAATTATTGTTTGCTTCTCCTGTCTTTGGATAAACTTAATTTAAATCAAGAACTTCGGGTAGAAGAGAGAATGTCAAATTTCCGCGATCGCACAGAGTCAAACACCGATAAAGTTTTACTCATCGGAGTTACTGGCGGCACAGGTGGAAATGTCGTCAAGGGATTTCTCGAACAGGGAGTTACTAACCTGCGAGTCATCACTAGAGAAATTGACCTTAATCGTCCAACTCTTGCAAAGCTCAACAATGCCGGAGTTGAACTGGTAAAAGCCAACCTCGACGATGAAACTTCTCTCTTAGCAGCCTTTACAGGCATTTCGGCTGTTTACTGCCACGCCACTTCTGCGGACTCTACTAAAATTGACCCGCTAGAGGTGGAGAGAGCCAGGCGAGTTGCAAAAGCTGCCAAACAAGCTGAAATTAAGCACTTTGTCTACAATTCCGCAGGTGGGGCGGATAGAAATTCCGGAATCCCTCGCATTGAGCAAAAGTATCAAGTAGAGAAAATTCTCAAAGAAGCGGGCTTACCGACTACTATGTTGCGAGCCTGCTTGTTTATGGAGGAGTTTTGGAAGAAGTACACGCGACCTTCTATTCTCAAAGGTAGTTTCCCATTTTCCATTCAGCCAGACAAACCCCTTCATCTAATTACAACTAAGGATATGGGCCGCGTTGCTGCCTATGTAATCAAACATCCTACCAAGTATATTGGTCAAGAAATTGAGCTAGCTGGTGATGTGTTGACTCCAAAGCAAATGGCAGAGGCATTCTCTCAAGCGCAGGGGATAAAAGTTGTCCATAAAGAGACACCTGCTTGGATTTTCTTACTCCTGCTGCAAAAAGAACTGTTCGATTTGATTCAGTGGTATCGCAAAAAAGGTTATCAAGCCGATGTCCAGCGTTTACGAGAAGAAGAGTTTCCTGGACTTCTGACCACATTTAGGGAATTTTTGGCAGAAACTCACTGGTCAAATGCGGAACTCACCTATGAGAGTCTGCGATCGCATTAG
- a CDS encoding red chlorophyll catabolite reductase — MTQQPSDLDNKAVFEKLWGITKELHQKLEARFQLHPDPSVEDLQQYSSLDGNMKGSLTAFSGEEIDWLVHSWLGNPEKSNFSTMRLTTWLKSHIQVPHLAFEFGTLPNGNILFYIDYIARTELLTDLAYLDRYYEPVNQTFLKLQEDSRLKVFTSKSLYLRLFQSPVKLCYSGAPTLGTLELTRTLAHETLDRWLTWVDTAEPLPEDARNALAARDLLVRRTSAERDPGNKFVAQMFGSELADKLVRSLWGGAIVKKICT, encoded by the coding sequence ATGACTCAGCAACCAAGCGATCTAGACAATAAGGCTGTATTTGAAAAGTTGTGGGGAATTACAAAAGAACTCCACCAAAAACTAGAGGCTCGTTTCCAGTTACATCCAGACCCTTCTGTAGAAGATTTACAGCAATACAGCAGTCTCGATGGCAATATGAAGGGTTCACTGACTGCTTTTTCTGGGGAAGAAATTGACTGGCTAGTGCATTCGTGGTTGGGAAACCCGGAAAAATCAAACTTTAGCACTATGCGTCTCACCACTTGGTTGAAGTCGCATATCCAGGTTCCTCATTTGGCTTTTGAGTTTGGCACACTTCCAAATGGAAATATATTATTTTATATAGATTACATTGCCCGAACTGAGCTTTTAACCGATTTGGCATATCTCGATCGCTACTATGAGCCAGTTAATCAAACATTCTTAAAGTTACAGGAAGATTCGCGCCTCAAGGTATTTACCAGCAAAAGTCTGTATCTTCGATTATTTCAATCGCCTGTTAAATTGTGCTACTCAGGCGCACCCACCTTGGGAACCCTCGAATTAACTCGCACACTTGCACACGAAACCCTCGATCGCTGGCTGACTTGGGTAGATACAGCTGAACCCTTACCAGAAGATGCACGCAACGCTTTGGCAGCCCGTGATTTGTTGGTAAGGCGTACCAGTGCTGAACGCGATCCAGGCAATAAATTTGTCGCACAGATGTTTGGTTCTGAGTTGGCAGATAAACTTGTGCGATCGCTCTGGGGAGGTGCAATCGTTAAGAAAATTTGTACATAG